Proteins from one Streptomyces sp. NBC_00390 genomic window:
- a CDS encoding copper chaperone PCu(A)C: protein MMRRTPFAVALVMTAGLALAGCSADSGPELKVSGAFMPQPVGDDMAAGFLTVVNNGGTADKLTSVTSDLSDDITIHTSKNQRMQQVKAFDVPADGSLDLERGGSHIMFMALKQKPEKGQKVSVELHFEKSGPIRVELPVKEATYNPAKH from the coding sequence GTGATGCGCCGCACCCCCTTCGCCGTCGCCCTGGTCATGACCGCGGGACTGGCCCTGGCGGGCTGCTCGGCGGACAGCGGACCCGAGTTGAAGGTCAGCGGTGCGTTCATGCCGCAGCCCGTCGGCGACGACATGGCCGCCGGGTTCCTGACCGTCGTCAACAACGGCGGTACGGCGGACAAGCTCACCTCGGTCACCAGTGACCTCTCCGACGACATCACCATCCACACGTCGAAGAACCAGCGGATGCAGCAGGTGAAGGCCTTCGACGTCCCCGCGGACGGCTCCCTCGACCTCGAGCGCGGCGGCAGCCACATCATGTTCATGGCGCTCAAGCAGAAGCCGGAAAAGGGCCAGAAGGTCTCCGTGGAGCTGCACTTCGAGAAGTCCGGTCCGATCAGGGTCGAGCTTCCCGTCAAGGAAGCCACGTACAACCCTGCGAAGCACTGA
- a CDS encoding SCO family protein has product MHNPKSDAAPSRARRAPLIAGAAVAVAFAVAAGFALAANGDGTPAAQVSAEAKPKAATVLSRPFTKPDLVLTDTHGKKFDLRERTKGKPTLLFFGYTHCPDVCPLTMSNLAIARKQLPEADRDKLQVVFVTTDPERDTPAELGKWLRSAGDPSFIGLSGDFPTIQAGARQVGIGIDPPKKEKDGTVVSMHGAQVLAFSPKTDQGYVLYDDDTSHQEYAADLPELIKGETP; this is encoded by the coding sequence ATGCACAACCCGAAGAGTGACGCGGCGCCGAGCCGCGCCCGGCGCGCTCCGCTGATCGCGGGAGCCGCCGTCGCGGTCGCGTTCGCGGTCGCGGCGGGATTCGCCCTCGCCGCGAACGGTGACGGCACCCCTGCGGCACAGGTCTCGGCCGAGGCGAAACCCAAGGCCGCGACCGTGCTCAGCCGGCCGTTCACCAAGCCGGACCTCGTGCTGACCGACACCCACGGCAAGAAGTTCGACCTGCGGGAGCGGACCAAGGGCAAGCCGACGCTGCTCTTCTTCGGCTACACGCACTGCCCCGACGTCTGTCCGCTGACGATGAGCAACCTCGCCATCGCGAGGAAGCAGCTGCCCGAGGCGGACCGGGACAAGCTCCAGGTCGTATTCGTCACCACCGACCCGGAGCGGGACACCCCGGCCGAGCTCGGCAAGTGGCTGCGCAGCGCCGGTGATCCGTCCTTCATCGGCCTCAGCGGCGACTTCCCGACCATCCAGGCGGGAGCGCGCCAGGTCGGCATCGGCATCGACCCGCCGAAGAAGGAGAAGGACGGCACGGTCGTGTCCATGCACGGCGCGCAGGTCCTCGCCTTCTCCCCGAAGACGGATCAGGGCTATGTCCTGTACGACGACGACACCTCGCACCAGGAGTACGCCGCGGACCTGCCGGAGCTGATCAAGGGGGAGACGCCGTGA
- a CDS encoding YcnI family copper-binding membrane protein codes for MNVSRIALAGGVAVSSVLLVSGTAFAHVTVQPQGPAAKGGYATVNFKVPNERDNASTIKLEVSLPAEHPLASVMPQPVPGWKVEVTKSKLDKPLELHGNQITEAATKVTWTADGSKIGPGQFQQFPLSIGQLPEDADQLVFKAVQTYDNKDVVRWIEEPEKGAEEPESPAPVLTLSAATEDHHGGGAAGADAKGSKDGGENAGHHDEPASASGSGSDTTARVLGIAGIVVGGAGLAFGVLARRRRSA; via the coding sequence ATGAACGTTTCCCGTATCGCGCTTGCCGGCGGCGTCGCCGTCTCCTCCGTGCTGCTCGTCTCCGGCACCGCCTTCGCGCATGTCACCGTGCAGCCGCAGGGCCCGGCGGCCAAGGGCGGCTACGCCACCGTCAACTTCAAGGTCCCCAACGAGCGCGACAACGCCTCGACGATCAAGCTCGAGGTCAGCCTGCCGGCCGAGCACCCGCTGGCGTCCGTGATGCCGCAGCCGGTGCCGGGCTGGAAGGTGGAGGTCACCAAGTCCAAGCTGGACAAGCCGCTCGAGCTGCACGGCAACCAGATCACCGAGGCGGCCACCAAGGTCACCTGGACCGCGGACGGTTCCAAGATCGGTCCGGGTCAGTTCCAGCAGTTCCCGCTCTCGATCGGGCAGCTGCCCGAGGACGCCGACCAGTTGGTGTTCAAGGCCGTTCAGACGTACGACAACAAGGACGTCGTGCGCTGGATCGAGGAGCCCGAGAAGGGCGCCGAGGAGCCTGAGTCGCCCGCGCCGGTGCTCACGCTCTCGGCCGCCACCGAGGACCACCACGGCGGCGGTGCGGCAGGTGCCGACGCCAAGGGATCGAAGGACGGCGGCGAGAACGCCGGTCACCACGACGAGCCGGCTTCGGCCTCCGGCTCCGGCAGCGACACCACGGCCCGCGTCCTCGGCATCGCCGGAATCGTCGTCGGCGGCGCCGGTCTGGCCTTCGGTGTCCTGGCCCGACGCCGCCGGTCGGCCTGA
- a CDS encoding ATP-binding protein, with protein sequence MSIWWSLHLRREAASVPLARRLLLGTMETAGVDPDVSYDLSVALSEACANAVEHGGDLHSGGASQAYRVTAYLDGEKCRIEVADSGPGFPAPGPGSAVRRGAVPGAAVPAVTAESGRGLCLIEQLADHVQVSNRPGHGVVVCFDKILKWREGALLRVS encoded by the coding sequence ATGAGCATCTGGTGGTCACTCCATCTGCGGCGCGAGGCTGCCAGCGTCCCGCTCGCCCGGCGGCTTCTGCTCGGCACGATGGAGACCGCGGGCGTCGACCCGGACGTCTCCTACGACCTGTCGGTCGCTCTGAGCGAAGCCTGTGCGAACGCTGTGGAGCACGGCGGCGACCTGCACTCCGGCGGAGCCTCGCAGGCGTACCGCGTCACGGCGTATCTGGACGGCGAGAAGTGCCGTATCGAGGTGGCGGATTCGGGACCCGGTTTTCCCGCACCAGGACCGGGCTCTGCCGTCCGGCGCGGGGCGGTGCCGGGGGCGGCGGTCCCCGCCGTCACCGCGGAGAGCGGCCGCGGGCTGTGTCTGATCGAGCAGCTCGCCGACCATGTGCAGGTGAGCAACCGGCCGGGGCACGGCGTGGTGGTCTGCTTCGACAAGATCCTCAAATGGCGCGAGGGCGCGCTGCTCAGGGTCTCCTGA
- a CDS encoding aminopeptidase P family protein produces MAEELTPAESDLAATAAGAEEEEQPIKQRKNGLYPGVSDELAENMTTGWADTELRDLAPVPQAAQTAARRAALSARFPGERVVIPAGNLKTRSNDTEYSFRAATEYAYLTGDQTEDGVLVLEPKGDGHEATIHLLPRSNRENGEFWLSGQGELWVGRRHSLAEAEQLLGIPAEDVRELPEKLREATGPVRVVRGHDAGIEAALADKVTAERDEELRVHLSEARAVKDEFEIGELQKACDSTARGFEDVVKVLDKAEATSERYIEGTFFLRARVEGNDVGYGSICAAGPHATTLHWVRNDGPVRSGDLLLLDAGVETHTLYTADITRTLPINGRFTELQRKIYDAVYEAQEAGIAAVKPGAKYRNFHDAAQRVLAEKLVEWGLVEGPVERVLELGLQRRWTLHGTGHMLGMDVHDCAAARTEAYVDGTLEPGMCLTVEPGLYFQADDLTVPEEYRGIGVRIEDDILVTEDGNRNLSAALPRQADEIETWMAALKQG; encoded by the coding sequence GTGGCCGAGGAGCTCACCCCGGCGGAATCCGATCTCGCTGCTACCGCAGCGGGCGCGGAAGAGGAAGAGCAGCCGATCAAGCAGCGCAAGAACGGCCTGTACCCGGGCGTGTCCGACGAGCTGGCCGAGAACATGACGACCGGCTGGGCCGACACCGAGCTGCGCGATCTCGCGCCCGTACCGCAGGCCGCACAGACCGCCGCCCGCCGTGCCGCGCTCTCGGCGCGCTTCCCCGGTGAGCGTGTGGTGATCCCCGCGGGCAACCTGAAGACCCGCTCGAACGACACCGAGTACAGCTTCCGTGCGGCCACCGAGTACGCGTATCTGACCGGCGACCAGACCGAGGACGGCGTACTGGTGCTGGAGCCCAAGGGCGACGGGCACGAGGCGACCATCCATCTGCTGCCCCGTTCCAACCGGGAGAACGGCGAGTTCTGGCTGTCCGGCCAGGGCGAGCTGTGGGTGGGCCGTCGCCACTCCCTCGCCGAGGCCGAGCAGCTGCTGGGCATCCCGGCCGAGGACGTGCGGGAGCTGCCCGAGAAGCTGCGCGAGGCGACCGGTCCGGTCCGTGTCGTACGCGGCCACGACGCCGGGATCGAGGCGGCGCTGGCCGACAAGGTCACCGCGGAGCGCGACGAGGAGTTGCGGGTCCACCTCTCCGAGGCCCGCGCGGTGAAGGACGAGTTCGAGATCGGCGAGCTGCAGAAGGCGTGCGACTCCACCGCGCGCGGCTTCGAGGACGTCGTCAAGGTCCTGGACAAGGCCGAGGCCACCAGCGAGCGCTACATCGAGGGAACGTTCTTCCTGCGCGCCCGCGTCGAGGGCAACGACGTCGGCTACGGCTCCATCTGCGCGGCGGGCCCGCACGCCACCACCCTGCACTGGGTGCGCAACGACGGCCCGGTCCGCTCCGGTGATCTGCTGCTGCTCGACGCCGGTGTGGAGACCCACACCCTCTACACCGCCGACATCACGCGCACCCTGCCGATCAACGGCCGCTTCACCGAGCTGCAGCGCAAGATCTACGACGCGGTGTACGAGGCTCAGGAGGCGGGTATCGCGGCGGTCAAGCCCGGGGCCAAGTACCGCAACTTCCACGACGCCGCACAGCGCGTGCTCGCCGAGAAGCTGGTCGAGTGGGGCCTGGTCGAAGGCCCGGTGGAGCGCGTGCTCGAGCTGGGCCTGCAGCGCCGCTGGACGCTCCACGGCACCGGGCACATGCTCGGCATGGACGTCCACGACTGCGCCGCCGCCCGTACCGAGGCGTATGTCGACGGCACGCTGGAGCCCGGCATGTGCCTGACCGTGGAGCCCGGCCTCTACTTCCAGGCCGACGACCTGACGGTGCCCGAGGAGTATCGCGGCATCGGCGTCCGGATCGAGGACGACATCCTCGTCACCGAGGACGGCAACCGGAACCTCTCGGCCGCGCTGCCGCGCCAGGCCGACGAGATCGAGACCTGGATGGCCGCCCTCAAGCAGGGCTGA
- a CDS encoding PP2C family protein-serine/threonine phosphatase: MLDITLRVRVHVDALIAAQNDMGVCDAIEQNAPAGKPADMSAPHLPKVAGIDSTVAGPPHTAAAAAPLPSVPAAPPAPGALIQDRLAGWVSDLTTLHELTERLARTATLDEALDELLRAGAALVGARRGLVTLEPRPGPLRDDCFHGGRGPSLAKGLGLTHAELGHIETVPRSATAYGRILDGLAPQPGRPGRPGVPQAVAHPDLLGDPALDPRHREVAIRLGYAASYTLPLAGDGSGTLGAAVWLYDEPAAPGERRCHLAGLYMRYATEHLARLLELEHARATVATVAEELLPSRLPRVPGVQLAARHRTGPHGGGDWYDALPLPEGALGLAVGSVSGSGPSALAAMGRLRASLRAYAVMEGEDPVAVLSDLELLLRLTEPARTATALFAYAEPAARKIVLAGAGHTPPLVVGERRTEFVETSLSAPLGMLACWEAPSVELSAEPGETVLLYTDGLLRRTGDPMDRAFARLHSAAAAVPKAVRDDPGAIADHVLHTVLPEGLDRMDGGEDIVLLAARFD, encoded by the coding sequence ATGCTGGACATCACCTTACGTGTACGTGTACATGTGGATGCATTGATAGCGGCGCAGAATGACATGGGGGTTTGCGATGCTATTGAGCAAAACGCACCTGCCGGAAAGCCGGCTGACATGAGCGCCCCTCACCTGCCGAAAGTGGCCGGAATCGATTCCACGGTTGCCGGCCCCCCGCACACTGCCGCCGCTGCTGCACCCCTGCCCTCGGTCCCCGCCGCACCGCCCGCTCCGGGCGCGCTGATTCAGGACCGGCTCGCCGGCTGGGTCTCCGATCTGACCACCCTCCATGAGCTGACCGAGCGTCTGGCCAGAACGGCCACGCTCGACGAGGCACTGGACGAGCTGCTGCGCGCAGGTGCCGCGCTGGTCGGTGCCCGCCGGGGCCTGGTCACTCTCGAGCCGCGCCCCGGCCCCCTGCGCGACGACTGCTTCCACGGAGGCCGCGGACCCTCGCTCGCCAAGGGCCTCGGTCTCACCCATGCCGAGCTCGGCCATATCGAGACCGTTCCGCGCAGCGCCACCGCGTACGGCAGGATCCTGGACGGCCTGGCCCCCCAGCCCGGCCGCCCGGGGCGGCCCGGCGTGCCGCAGGCCGTGGCGCACCCCGATCTGCTCGGCGACCCGGCGCTCGACCCCCGCCATCGCGAGGTCGCGATCCGCCTCGGCTACGCGGCCAGCTACACCCTGCCGCTCGCGGGCGACGGGTCCGGCACGCTCGGCGCGGCCGTCTGGCTGTACGACGAGCCGGCCGCCCCCGGAGAGCGCCGGTGCCATCTCGCCGGGCTCTACATGCGCTACGCCACCGAACACCTGGCCCGGCTGCTGGAGCTGGAGCATGCGCGCGCCACCGTGGCGACCGTCGCCGAGGAGCTGCTGCCCAGCCGGCTGCCGCGGGTGCCCGGTGTCCAGCTCGCCGCCCGGCATCGCACCGGCCCGCACGGCGGGGGCGACTGGTACGACGCGCTTCCGCTGCCCGAAGGCGCGCTGGGACTCGCGGTCGGGTCGGTCAGCGGCTCAGGGCCGAGCGCGCTGGCGGCGATGGGCCGGCTGCGGGCGTCCCTGCGGGCGTACGCCGTGATGGAGGGCGAGGACCCGGTCGCCGTCCTCTCCGATCTGGAGCTGCTGCTGCGGCTGACCGAACCGGCGCGTACCGCCACCGCACTGTTCGCGTACGCCGAGCCGGCGGCCCGCAAGATCGTGCTGGCCGGGGCGGGGCACACCCCGCCGCTGGTGGTCGGTGAGCGGCGTACGGAGTTCGTCGAGACCTCGCTGTCGGCTCCGCTGGGCATGCTCGCCTGCTGGGAGGCACCGAGCGTGGAACTCTCCGCGGAGCCGGGAGAAACGGTGCTGCTGTACACCGACGGTCTGCTGCGACGCACCGGTGACCCCATGGACCGGGCCTTCGCGCGGCTGCACTCGGCGGCCGCCGCCGTACCGAAGGCGGTCCGCGACGACCCGGGCGCGATCGCCGACCATGTTCTGCACACCGTGCTGCCCGAAGGTCTCGACCGGATGGACGGCGGCGAGGACATCGTCCTGCTGGCCGCCCGTTTTGACTGA
- a CDS encoding bifunctional DNA primase/polymerase → MREILGRRRRLRYRRKRGPVQLDAALTCAVEWQWPVLPGAGPKATGSRGDRGRGCSCPDSECVVPGAHPFDPGILAATTDERMVRWWWTNRPAAPIVLATGGRAPCALSLPAVAAARALSALDGMGMRLGPVVATPTRWSILVAPYTLEQLGELLFAKDCVPSSLRFHGDGGYLVLPPSETGAGQVRWERAPLPGSATPWLPDVEAVVDALVEASASSAPDSGLYPPEAGEGSRLTY, encoded by the coding sequence ATGCGCGAGATCCTCGGAAGGCGACGCAGGCTCCGGTACCGGCGGAAAAGGGGGCCAGTCCAGCTCGACGCAGCGCTCACCTGCGCCGTCGAGTGGCAATGGCCCGTACTGCCCGGTGCAGGACCGAAGGCGACCGGCAGCCGCGGCGACCGCGGGCGCGGCTGCTCCTGCCCCGACTCCGAGTGCGTTGTACCCGGCGCACACCCCTTCGACCCCGGAATTCTGGCGGCGACCACCGACGAGCGCATGGTGCGCTGGTGGTGGACCAACCGGCCCGCCGCCCCGATCGTGCTGGCCACCGGGGGCCGCGCGCCGTGCGCGCTGAGTCTGCCGGCCGTCGCCGCCGCCCGCGCGCTGTCGGCGCTCGACGGTATGGGCATGCGGCTCGGGCCGGTCGTCGCGACGCCCACAAGATGGTCCATCCTGGTTGCCCCGTACACCCTCGAGCAGCTCGGCGAGCTGCTCTTCGCCAAGGACTGCGTGCCGAGTTCGCTGCGCTTCCACGGTGACGGCGGCTATCTGGTGCTGCCGCCGTCGGAGACGGGCGCTGGGCAGGTGCGGTGGGAGCGGGCGCCGCTGCCCGGTTCAGCGACACCTTGGCTGCCGGATGTGGAGGCGGTCGTGGACGCACTGGTGGAGGCGAGCGCGAGCAGCGCACCCGACAGTGGTCTGTACCCGCCGGAGGCGGGCGAGGGCAGCCGACTCACCTACTGA
- a CDS encoding DUF5926 family protein yields the protein MAKKRPQTKATKPQLKDGARAAGVSEPVPVVGAREPCPCGSGRRYKACHGRAAAHAVTELVQRPFEGLAGECDWVAMRELVPAATVALTLKDGLPEGVPSVTLATVLPMAWPALRRDDGSVLLGLQNDTPSGDLSRDLAGTLQRALAATPGMPVTGGGAEADGVRLQDLLDPQAPFEPVVHSGFEFWIPESAEQASPEVAASLERADAAAIPTVKLADVDSAYWCETPEKNHLRWVMPHPEEQLLDALARLHAAGTDSLGEGTRLVGSFRAHGLMVPVWDLPSGMGAEECEKPAAEFAERLTEALASDVPLTAEERRARGGLTNRQVTLS from the coding sequence ATGGCCAAGAAGCGCCCCCAGACGAAGGCGACGAAGCCTCAGCTCAAGGACGGGGCCCGCGCCGCAGGCGTCAGCGAGCCGGTTCCAGTGGTAGGAGCCCGCGAGCCCTGCCCCTGCGGATCCGGTCGCCGCTACAAGGCCTGTCACGGCCGGGCCGCCGCACACGCCGTGACCGAGCTGGTCCAGCGCCCCTTCGAGGGACTGGCCGGCGAGTGCGACTGGGTGGCCATGCGCGAGCTGGTGCCCGCCGCGACCGTCGCGCTGACCCTCAAGGACGGGCTGCCCGAGGGCGTTCCGTCGGTCACGCTCGCGACCGTCCTGCCCATGGCCTGGCCCGCGCTGCGCCGCGACGACGGCTCCGTGCTGCTCGGCCTGCAGAACGACACGCCCTCCGGCGACCTCAGCCGCGACCTCGCCGGCACGCTGCAGCGCGCGCTCGCCGCCACCCCCGGCATGCCGGTGACGGGCGGCGGCGCCGAGGCCGACGGCGTACGGCTGCAGGACCTGCTCGACCCGCAGGCGCCGTTCGAGCCGGTCGTCCACTCCGGGTTCGAGTTCTGGATCCCGGAATCGGCCGAGCAGGCGTCCCCCGAGGTGGCCGCCTCCCTGGAGCGCGCGGACGCCGCGGCGATCCCGACGGTGAAGCTTGCCGATGTGGACTCCGCGTACTGGTGCGAGACGCCGGAGAAGAACCACCTCCGCTGGGTCATGCCCCACCCCGAGGAGCAGCTCCTGGACGCGCTCGCCCGGCTGCATGCCGCCGGCACCGACTCGCTCGGTGAGGGCACGCGGCTGGTCGGTTCCTTCCGCGCCCACGGGCTGATGGTGCCGGTGTGGGACCTGCCGAGCGGGATGGGCGCCGAGGAGTGCGAGAAGCCCGCCGCCGAGTTCGCCGAGCGGCTCACCGAGGCCCTCGCGAGCGATGTTCCGCTGACGGCGGAGGAGCGCCGGGCACGAGGCGGGCTCACCAATCGCCAGGTGACCCTCAGCTGA
- a CDS encoding ATP-binding protein: MGAFTPWRGAKEVSGVAFVVAQEVPTSSSMAVPHGPAGVGAARQRMREQLRLSGLSETVVDDAVLILSELLSNACRHGRPLGRAEVGDGDIRAAWRVDKAGRLTVEVTDGGGPTRPVPATPSVTARGGRGLNIITALAQDWGVRDSASGEVTVWVIVTEGHRREDFATRVTGPSFDYGDPFEDLD, encoded by the coding sequence ATTGGGGCATTCACACCGTGGCGTGGGGCAAAGGAGGTCTCGGGGGTGGCGTTTGTGGTGGCACAGGAGGTGCCCACGTCGTCGAGCATGGCCGTACCCCATGGCCCTGCGGGCGTGGGTGCGGCACGACAGCGGATGCGCGAGCAGCTCAGGCTCAGCGGATTGTCCGAAACAGTCGTCGACGATGCAGTTCTGATCCTTTCCGAGCTCCTCAGTAACGCCTGCCGTCATGGCAGACCGTTGGGGCGCGCCGAAGTGGGCGACGGGGACATCCGCGCCGCGTGGCGCGTCGACAAAGCGGGGCGGCTGACGGTCGAAGTGACGGACGGAGGTGGTCCGACCCGACCCGTTCCGGCCACGCCCTCGGTCACCGCACGCGGCGGCCGTGGGCTCAACATCATCACCGCACTGGCCCAGGACTGGGGCGTACGCGACAGCGCGAGCGGTGAAGTCACCGTGTGGGTGATCGTCACCGAAGGGCATCGCCGCGAGGATTTCGCTACGCGCGTCACCGGCCCGTCGTTCGACTACGGGGACCCCTTCGAGGATCTGGACTGA
- a CDS encoding glycerophosphodiester phosphodiesterase: MTQARQHSIQVVAHRGASEDAPEHTLAAYRKAIEDGADALECDVRLTADGHLVCVHDRRVNRTSNGRGAVSALELADLAALDFGSWKDAAESPDWGDPSFTSVLTLEQLLGLVADAGRRIELAIETKHPTRWAGQVEERLLQLLKRFGLDAPATPDDSPVRIMSFSARSLHRVAAAAPNIPTVYLMQFMSPRLRDGRLPAGSRIAGPGIRVVRNHPSYVARLHAAGHRVHVWTVNEPEDVELCARLGVEAIITNRPKQVLSQLGRLSP, translated from the coding sequence GTGACCCAAGCACGGCAGCACAGCATCCAGGTCGTCGCACACCGCGGCGCCTCCGAAGACGCACCCGAGCACACTCTCGCCGCCTACCGCAAGGCGATCGAGGACGGCGCGGACGCGCTCGAATGTGATGTACGGCTCACCGCCGACGGCCATCTGGTCTGCGTCCACGACCGTCGCGTCAACCGCACCTCCAACGGCCGCGGCGCCGTGTCCGCCCTGGAGCTCGCCGATCTCGCCGCGCTGGACTTCGGCTCCTGGAAGGACGCGGCCGAGAGCCCGGACTGGGGCGACCCCTCGTTCACCTCCGTACTCACCCTGGAACAGCTGCTGGGACTGGTGGCCGACGCGGGCCGCCGTATCGAGCTGGCCATCGAGACCAAGCACCCCACCCGCTGGGCGGGACAGGTGGAGGAGCGGCTGCTGCAGCTGCTGAAACGCTTCGGTCTGGACGCACCGGCGACGCCCGACGACTCCCCCGTGCGCATCATGAGCTTTTCGGCCCGCTCGCTGCACAGGGTCGCGGCGGCCGCGCCGAACATCCCCACCGTCTATCTGATGCAGTTCATGTCCCCCCGGCTGCGCGACGGACGGCTCCCGGCCGGCTCCCGCATCGCGGGACCGGGCATCCGGGTCGTACGCAACCACCCCTCCTACGTCGCCCGGCTGCATGCCGCGGGCCACCGTGTCCATGTCTGGACGGTCAACGAGCCGGAGGATGTGGAGCTCTGCGCCCGGCTGGGCGTGGAGGCAATCATCACCAATCGCCCCAAACAGGTTCTGTCCCAACTGGGCCGCCTTTCGCCCTGA